cctttgacgtttctgatttctcatctgctttggttgatgatggatgttggctttcggttttggtttttctATAGCCGGTTCAATCTGAACagatgaagtttcacttgaagatgtgacttcttttgccggactttctttttcttgaggaatgtctttcgtaccactagtacttggcacatcaaagttatcaggcttgttcaagggttctggcacgtatctacctttacttttccatgaggtcctttcagataagcctaccgtttcatcagcattatcgattggagctgaccagaagaactcatcgcagccatcagcattgtcttcgtttataattgctgtgagttcagcagtctgatgttcggttacgcctgtgaccttgtatacctgatttggagtagttctaaccttttgatatactacggccttctctgcaagaatcggggacttttgttgggacaatcgagcgaactccactgaattttctgaaattagattcttgtggttttcaggttcgcttttcacaaattctgagcagtcaactgtgtcctctatagaaatttcactcatattgtcatcctcattaagctcagatgcattttcaacatcaatcttgttttctgagctcaagttggcgtttaaagagtcaaatttttgtatggtttcggttctcagtttcaatctatcattttcatccaaaaggtttttaagcatgtccttatggtccttggatttaatgaaagattctattttgtccagtccatacatataggtcggattaacgtcttcagatgatatcacactctcacaattatacgcttcggcatcaatttcatcctccttaaactcaaggaagggcaaaatcatgcaatgaatcttttgtcctatttcacaatccagatgaagctgagtaatattagtgtaaagacgtttagcaatcaaacaaaaaacatttcgctgtttcaaaagctttaaattgtctctttgtaaataaatgttttcatcttttattttgactaattccgactccttcagttcgatccacatgcgccgttcctcactcttcgaagacaccctgcttaattgatcagttaggttagaattggtgactcgagtttgagttaaactactatctagatgagagattcttgaattaacactttttagttctttttcatatgagcattgtgggaccttaaatgagacaaaaaccgattgtaccttcttaatcagttcatcgagctcgttgaactgcacgctgagcggtttggctgtaaagcacatatcctgttgctccttcggttcattactcccaccatcaatgttgtatcccctcatctgagacaaGTCaaacaccatcaagcaccttcctccactgctttcctcttttgccacacaagcctttccatgaaaaggcttcctcacttcatcatcttcagagtcggttgaccaaacctccatgccaccgaactcgtcatcagcaaccgaaccctgcacaattagagcattcatagaagggttagcggtagatttcttcttcctgatctcatcaagctttttctgtagcaaagtttcctcatccttttcagccatctttttaaggacacaatcctttgcatggtggttctttcctccacaatagtagcagcttactccagaatcaccttctgccttcggttccttcttagactcttcaaccttcggttcatctttaaccttttctgaactgtaacttccctgccagtttcggtttttgttagaGGGGAATCTCtttttgatgaacctcttggggttagacaccatcatagcataatcctcagacgtgaggtcataatcctccaagttgaggtcttcgtcctccatcacagctttacttttggacaggagggctaacgaacctaggcttgaaactacattcttctcctgcaacacaatcttcttCTGAGATTTcaagatgcccaccagtttcgccaaagaatatgatttaaattgctcgtgggctttaactgtggacacaactgctctccactctgatctgagaccatttaagaacgtaaccttctgctctataagcttcctttcgatgtcatgtttgatcatcttgctgagaagatgattgaagcgatcggaCGTTTGGGTcatagtttcttcggctccttgcttgaattcaccaaactcggacaagagtaaggtttgaattgaGTGTTCAAGgtcttcgtctgtagagtacaattcacgtagcctgtcccaaatctcttttgccgtcgtgcatgaactcaccagcctgaaagtatcggactgaagggcgaatctgatcaatcttaatgccttgatattgcactgaaatttatctttttcatcttgcgcaatatctttaacatctttcagaagatcattgtactccttttgagttttaataatccttgaagttgcagaatgagaaaacggtccagaaacaattgcttcccagatgaggtatccattatcctcagatcctataacataatcttcaaagtgatgcgcccagacttcataatcatgggtgtataggatgggaatcttcgtggttgatccaatgttgttggaaatattgatgggattcgattgcgactcgtccattatgatcgaataacctgttcaaagatcagacttgtaataaatcaaattagggcaaaacaataaatatcgagatacgtcaataatgagatgacggctcaataaatatcaataattgcggaataaccctaatcgaaacctttttcacagaaaagaagtgtatcgattacacagcctcctgctctgataccaattgataagtttaaaactaaacttgaagatcgattagatcaataaaa
The genomic region above belongs to Lactuca sativa cultivar Salinas chromosome 4, Lsat_Salinas_v11, whole genome shotgun sequence and contains:
- the LOC128133942 gene encoding uncharacterized protein LOC128133942, whose product is MDESQSNPINISNNIGSTTKIPILYTHDYEVWAHHFEDYVIGSEDNGYLIWEAIVSGPFSHSATSRIIKTQKEYNDLLKDVKDIAQDEKDKFQCNIKALRLIRFALQSDTFRLVSSCTTAKEIWDRLRELYSTDEDLEHSIQTLLLSEFGEFKQGAEETMTQTSDRFNHLLSKMIKHDIERKLIEQKVTFLNGLRSEWRAVVSTVKAHEQFKSYSLAKLVGILKSQKKIVLQEKNVVSSLGSLALLSKSKAVMEDEDLNLEDYDLTSEDYAMMVSNPKRFIKKRFPSNKNRNWQGSYSSEKVKDEPKVEESKKEPKAEGDSGVSCYYCGGKNHHAKDCVLKKMAEKDEETLLQKKLDEIRKKKSTANPSMNALIVQGSVADDEFGGMEVWSTDSEDDEVRKPFHGKACVAKEESSGGRCLMVFDLSQMRGYNIDGGSNEPKEQQDMCFTAKPLSVQFNELDELIKKGVFEE